The nucleotide window CATGCTGAGCCCGCAATTTAGTTATGACCCCGATACGAAGGTCGGTCAGAACCCCGGAGAGGAAACGTTGATTCTCCAGCGGTATCGTGTGCTGTGGAGCTTGAGCGTCGACAGTCGGCTGATGGCGGTGGGCAAGGAGCCGATGCTCCGGAAAGAGGATCGCTTCAAGGAATTCCGGTCTTGGTATCGAAAGATTCCGGCCCCTCAATTGAAATCTGTGTTCGAGGGTTTGTGGCAAACAGGGTTCTTCACCCATTCCGAACTGATCGAGATGGCGACGGATACTCTGCGGGTGATGGATCGTGCGGTGGATGTCGAAGGCGGGGAAGTGCCGGAAACCGAAAACAAGGTCATGTTGATGCCCGGGTTCCCTTGTCCGCTCTGTCGTTTTCCGACGTATTCGTGGGTGGAGGATCTGGGAAGTAAAATCGAAACCTACGTGTTGGATTTCATCCGAGAGAATCATCCGGGATGGGACGTCGAATTCGGCGCCTGTGATCGGTGCGTAGAAGTGTACAAGCTTCGGGCTGACGGCGTGATGTAAAGAAGGCTGAGGCTCCGGTCGAGATGAACCTCAGTCTGCTTTTCAATGGCTACTGATCCCAAATATGGTCGTCGGGACTTTCTCAAGGACTCTGTGCTGTCCGTCGCCAAGGCCGCGCGAGAGTACTCCAAGCATGCCGAGGTCCTTCCCGAAAAACCCGCCGCGGCTCCAAGAACCGATTGGTTGCGCCCGCCGGGAGCGGTTGCTGAACCGCTGTTTCTGGATCGATGCACACAATGCGGCGATTGTGCGAAAGCTTGTCCGCACGGCGCCATCGTCTTTCATCAGGAGGATGGGACGCCGATCATCTTTCCTGACCAGACGCCCTGTTTCCTCTGCGAAGATTTCCCCTGTACCGCGGCCTGTGGGACGGAGGCCCTCGTGTCGGTCCCTGATCGGGACCATGTACAAATGGGGATGGCGGTTGTCGCCCATCGTCTATGCACCGCGGCGCAAGGCTGCCATGCGTGCGCCTCGAAATGCCCCACCGAGGCGTTGTCCATGGACTTTGATGGACAGCGGTTGCTGGTCTCAGAAGAGAGGTGTGTCGGGTGTGGTCTCTGTGAGCAAGTCTGTAAAACGGTCAATGATCACATTGCGATTCGAGTGACGCCCTTCAGGCTGCTGTCCGGCACCTAGGCATAGGAGTCTGCCCGAGTCATGCCATTCTACTGCGGTAAACGATCTGCAGGTATCTGCATCGTTCTCGGCCCGAAAAAATCCTCAACGTATTCCAGCCAATACGCTTTCGGTTTTTTCGAGCCATGCGCCGCTCATCTGCCGGCAGCTCCTTCGCCTCGCCACGAAGGATTACTCGGACAGACTCCTAGCCTGTCGTAGGGGGAGGGGAGCACGAGGTCGACCGAAGGAGCCTGTGCGAAAATTTCGGTATTTCAGATGGTTAAGTTTCGTCCATGTGAATAGGAGAACGTGCTTGACATCACCCGAGCCATTACCTATCATACCCGAGCTTGTGCCAGGGGTTTGACCGCATATGCCGGAAAATCTAGGCCACGGTACAAGGTCACACCGAGGAGCTGATTCTCATATGACGAGTAAACAGCCGGTACCAAATGTTTCCGCCTCCGGAACTGCCGTCATCTCGACCCCGACGCCGATCAAAGACTCTCCCGCCGTCGAACGTGCTCTCAATCGCAGCAAGATTTACCTTCTCGTCTCCTGGAGCCTGTTGTACCCGGAAGACGACGAATTTCTCGACTACGTGCAATGCGGCGAATTTGTCGAGGATGGTCGAGCGGCTGTCGAGGCCTTAGAGAAGGCGCTTGACGGCATCGACGGCGATCGCGCGAAGCAGAAGTTGAATGCATTGAAAAAGCAGTTTGATCAGCTGGAGAAGCTGGTTGCGTCGGAATGTGTGAATTGGCATCTGACCGATCTGCAATCAGAGCATCGCCGAGTCTTCAGCAATGTGATCACCTTGGACTGCCCGCCCTACGAGACCCTTTTCGGTAACGACCACGTGTTTGCGCAGTCCCACGTCATGGGTGACATCGCAGGCTTTTACAAAGCTTTCGGCGTGGAATTATCGAAGGACATTCACGAACGACTCGACCATTTGAGCGTTGAGTTTGAGTTTATGCATTTTCTGGCGTACAAGGAGTCCTATTCGCGTTGCCACGATGGAACGGATAAAACTCAGATCGTCGTGGAGGCGCAGAAGAAGTTCGTCAAGAACCACATCGGACGGTGGGTTCCGTTGTTTTGCCGGATGTTGGTCAAGAAAGCCGATTCCGGGCTCTTCAAGCTGGTTGCCGATATGACCGCGGACTGGATGGATTTCGAATCCGCCTTTCTCGGCGTGACTCCTCAACCCTATTCAGAAACGGATTATCGGCCTGCGACGTTCAACGCTCCGGAAGGGCAGACGTACGAATGCGGCGCGCAAGACCAGGGGAATGAGCTCAGCCTGTTGTTGAATGAGACCGGTGCACAGGATTTCATGGATCAGGGGGAGAAGAACAAAAACAAAGAGGAGGGGGGACCCGTCGGGACTGCGTAATATCCGCATTCATGTCCGGTGTTATTATTTCCGTTTCTCGGGAGTCATTTGGGTCACAGTTTTTAATCACTTACTTGAGAGGAGGGCATAGTCCATGAGAGTAGTGCAGACACACAACAAGTCTGTGGTGTTTGGCATTCTTCTCTCTGCCCTGATCGTGGGCGTGATGCTGACGATTGGGCAGGTACCCTTGGCTGTCAGCCAGCCGGTTACGATTCCGGCCAAGGCGGTGAAGGGCCCCATCCCGATGGATGGTGCGAACCCGTTGTGGGAGAGCGTGCCTGGTGTGATTGTGCCGTTGAGCGGGCAGTTGATCACGACGCCGATGCATCCGAATATTTCCGTCAAGTCGGTGTTCGTGAAGTCCATGACGAACGGTAAGGAGCTCGGATTGCGGGTTGAGTGGAACGATCAGACCAAGAACGACACGACGATCGGTCCTCAGGATTTCCGCGATCAGGTGGCGATCATGTTCCCGGTCAATACCTCGGGCGCGCCGCCGTTCCAGTGCATGGGCCAGTCCGGTGGAACCACCAACATCTGGCGGTGGAATGCGGAATGGCAAAAGGATCTCGGGAAGGACAGCGCGGGTATTTGGGACGTGGACGATCAATACCCCGGGATCTTCTGGGATTACTACTTTGAAGAACCGGCGGGCGGTGTGACCTATCCGGATCGGATCGGGCGCAGCCTTGGTCCCTTCAATCCCGGAATCTGGTCGGGCAACATCATGTCCGATCCGACGTTGCGCGTGAGTTCGGTGGAAGACCTGAACGCCAACGGATTCAGCACGCTGACGACGCAAGCCCATCAGGATGTCATTGGAAACGGCGTGTGGGAGCCGGCCGGATCCGTCAAGGGCGGCGGCTACAGTGGTCCAACCTGGCGTGTCGTGGTGAAGCGCACCCTGGAAACGGGTGATGCTAACGACACCCAGTTCAAGGCGGGCATGTCCGTTCCTATCGCGTTCGCGGTGTGGGACGGCAACAACATCGAGCGTAACGGCATGAAGGCGCTCTCCACGTGGTTTACGCTCAAGCTTCCGTAAGTTGTAGGTAAGAAGATCACCGCATTCGGCAGTTCGGCCGAACCTGCGGCGAGAGTAGAGGAAGGCCCCGGTTCGGGGATCACCATGGTGATCTGAATCGGGGCCTTTCTTTTCCCGAGATGGATTGTAGAGCGAGCCTCACATGGCTCGGACTCGGGAATCTCGACGTGATCAGGGTTGCTTTTCGGCCGCGGCGGAGTGTATAAAATACGATCATTTCCATCTAAATTCGTCTTATTTTTCAAGTACGTCGGGTAGAGATTTCCTATGAAAGTCTCTTTGCTTTTCCCTCCGACTTGGCATCCCTCCCAACCGTATCTGAGTCTCCCTTCACTCACCGGGTTTCTGACCCAAGCCGGTGTTCCACATGTCTCGCAGCGTGACCTCGGGATCGAGCTGCTCGATGACATCGTGACGCAGGCCTACGGCGTGGAACTCTATCAAGGTCTGATCGATAAGAAAAACGCGCTTGAGCGTGAGCACCAAGGAGAGACGGGTCCTGGCAGCGCGGAACATCTGGCGAGAGTCGTGGAATCGCTCGATCGGTTTCCCTACATTGTCGATCGCATCGAGTCGGCAAAAGCGACCCTCCGCGGCGAAGGCTTCTATGACCTGGAGGAATACCGGGAGAGCCTGTTTCTGATCGACAAGTGGCTGGAAGTGCTTTCCACTCTGTATTTTCCGACCAGACTTACTGTCGTGGACAACCAATTCAGCACCTATTCCATTTATTCATCAAAGGACCTGATGAAGGTCATCCGTGACGAACAGCAGAACCCGTACGTCGCGTTGTTCCGGGAACGCTTCATTCCGTCGATTGTGGGGGACCATCCGGAGCTCGTCGGTGTGTCGATCACCGCTACGTCGCAGATCATTCCCGGGTTGACGCTCTGCCGCTTAATTAAGGAAGCGGCTCCCGATATTCATGTCACAATCGGGGGGAGCATTTTCACCCGACTGGTCGACAATCTGCGCCGTTGTCCGAGCCTATTCGAGATCACCGACGACATCGTCGTCTTCGAAGGCGAGACGGCCCTGCTGGAATTGGTCAATCAAATGGCCGGGAAGAAGGATTTCAGCAAGGTGCCCAACCTGATCTATCGTCAGAACGACAGGGTCATCGTCAACCAGCCGTTCTATTCTGAAAATGTCAATCAGCTGCCGGCTCCCAATTACGACGGATTTCCCCTCGGCCGATATCTTTCGCCCGAGCCGGTGCTGCCCGTCCAGTTTTCACGGGGCTGCTACTACAAGGATTGCGCCTTCTGCGCGCTCACGCTCGATCACCAGAACTTCCGCCAAAAGGACCCGGGCAGGACGATTGAGGAGTTGGAGTGGCTTAAGCAGCGGTATGGAGTCCGGCGATTCTTTTTTACCGATGAGTGCTTCGCCTTGTCGCCGACCAAGCGGCTGTGCCAACAGATGATCGACCGACGGCTGGAGATCAAGTGGACGTGTGAGATGAGATTTGAAAAGCATCTCTCGCGTGAACTCTTGACCTCCATGCGGGATGCGGGCTGCCTGAAGATCGTCTTCGGACTGGAGTCCTTCAATCAGCGGATCATGGATTTCATGAAAAAAGGCATCCAGCAGGAATGGGTCCGGCGTATTACGGACGACTGCGTGGATCTCGGCATCGCCGTCCACTGTTACATCATCGTGGGTTTCCCGACCGAGAAGGAGGAGGAAGCGCTGGAGACGATGAACTTCATCGTCGACAACCAGAAGCTGCACGACTCCTACGGGTTCTCGTGTCAGCCTTGTCTCTTCGACCTTGAGAAAGAAGCTCCCATCATGAGTGATCCCGGCGGATACGGCATTCGACGGATCATGCGGCCGTCTGCGGAAGACCTGAGTCTGGGATTCTTCTATGAGGTGCAGGAAGGCATGACCCCGGACCAAGCGGAGCGACTCTATCAGCACGTGTACGAAAAAATCAGCGAAGTCGTGTGTGAGTTGCCGTTCAACTACTCGATGGCCGATGGTCTTCTGTATATCGCCCGGGCCAAATCGGAAACGGAGCGGGCGACGGTCGCGCGTTCGTAGCGACGGGCGTCGCCGACCGGGTTTTTTCAAGTCGGTATAATTTTTACGCTGGACGCGGGGCGTGGTCGTGACGGTTTCGACGAGAACTATGGAGCGCATGGCCGGGAAGCTGAGCGATCAACCGCTTCTCTTTCAATACACGATCAAGCTCGTGCTCTTGGTGTCCTTCCTGGAGTTGATTCTCTATCGCCTGGTGTCCCGTCTGGGCATGCACCTCAGCAAGTTGGCGGCCGACCATCAATGGATCATTCCCACCTTTACGGCACTGACGGAGATCGGGCAGTGGCTTCTGAATGCCGTGGCGATTCTCTTGTTCTTGGGGCTGATCCTCGGACTGACGAATCGGCTTGCCAGTCGCGGCTGGAGCGGTTTGAACAAAGCGACGGTACCCTGCGTGGCGCTGCTCCTGCTCTTGACGGTGGGGTTCCTGTTTGTTCCACCGACGATGATCGGGTCGGCCATCTACAATCTGATTGCGTTGACGGCGATCGTGTTGTTGATGGCGGAGTACCTCATGACCCATCACGATTGGTCTCAACGGGTCTTGGGGGTGGTGTATCTGCTTGGAATTTCGGGCTGGCTGTATTATCAGATGGTCTCCACCTTCTACAGTTTTCTTGGCACCGTAGCGGCTCCCCCCTTCGTCTACGAATTTCACCGCGGCGGGGAGGCTCTGATGGTGCTGGCCAGCATCCTGGTCTACGGAGCCTACGGCCGCGGATTGTCCTTTCGCTCTCGGAACCAGCATCAACGTCGTCGGGCCATCTGTTTTTGGGGGACAGCCGGATGCATTTTCACGGGCATGCTCTTCTTGGATTACCTTCTCAGTCGATACGATCCCGTCATGGCCAGCAACATCCGCAAGGGTGCCGACGGCATCGGGTGGATTTTCCAGTTTGGAATGGGATACACCTTTTACCTGCCGTTCGCACTGTATATGGCCGGGCTTCTCTGCTGGTCCTACACCGTGATCCGGCTGTTGACCATGGGAAGGCTTGCCGGCTATGGTCTGGCACTGATGTTCATCGCGGGTTATGCGTTGCTCTATTCGAATCTGACGTTGATGGTCGTGCTTGGTGTCATGTTGTTGACGATGGATCGGTATCGACGGGAGCCGCTGGAAGCCTCGTCCTCGGTCGGAGCGCCCATGCTGGGCAGTCCTGACCGGCTGGCGGGGGATCATATTTAACGAACGGTTGAGGACAGGTGGGAACTTCACATGAGCGATGATACGAGTGCACAGGCGCAGCAGAGCCGCGCGGCGGTCGAGCCAAACGACCAGCCGTTGAACCCGGACGAAGAAATCTCCGAAATCGAGAAGCTGTTGACCACAGAGCCTGACGATTTTCAGGCCCGGTGCCGGCTAGGTGAGCTGTATTTCAGCAAGGGGCGTCTCGACGATGCGCTTGTGGAGGTCAAGAAATCCATCGAAATGGCGGAAGGGCTGCGCGCCGAAATGAATCGGTCTCTGGCCATGTATTACTCGAATCTGGGAACGATCTATGCGACCAAGAACATGTCCGACGAGGCGGAGACCGAATTCAGGCACGCCCTTGACGTGTTCCAGTATGATGTGCTGGCGCTCTTCAATCTCGGGCGAGTCTATGCGGACAAGAAGAAGTACATGGAAGCCAAGGGGTATTACGAGCGCCTCGTGGAGATCACGCCCGACGACCCCATCGCCTGGTACAATCTGGCGGGGGTTTATGTGGAGCTCGATAATCCCCAAGTGTCTGACTACAATACGATTGATATGGCCATTCAATGTTATCTGCGCACGCTTGAGTTGGACCCAAAACATCTGGAGGCGAGTTTCAAGCTGATGGAGCTGGCGTTGAATCACAAGAAATCTGATTTGGCCATCAAGGTCATGGAGGATGCGGTCGAGCAGAATGCCGACGAGCCGCTGGCGTACTACAATCTCATCAGCGTGTACGATAAGTGTAAGATGTTCGAGCAGGCTGAGCAGGCCCGCCAGCGTTTGAAAGAGCGGTTTGCAAAACGGAGCAAGGAAAGCAGCCCGTCCTGACACATCTATACGGAGGAGCACGCCATGTTTGGGAGTCTTGGTTTCACAGAGTTGATCCTCATCCTCTGCATCGTGTTGATCATCTTCGGTGCCGGAAAGCTCCCGCAGTTGGGAGAAGGGCTCGGGAAAGCCATCAAGGGGTTCAAGAAGTCCGTCCACGAGGCGGACGCGATTGAAGCGGAAGCTCAGGCGGCTCAGCAACAGGCTGCGGCTTCACAGCAAGCCATTCCGTCGGCGCCTGCTCAGGCACCCGTGGCGGATCAACCGGCTCCGCAGCCGGTTTCCCACGCGTAGGACAAAGGGGGCGCCGCACTGAAGATGGAAGCGGAAGTTCAGCTTACACCGGGCTATATCGAAACGTTTGCCGGCAACGGGAAGGCTCGCAGCACCGGAGACGGTAAGCGCGCGGTGAAGGCCGGTATTCCACTGCCGCATCACGCCGCCGTGGACCGGGACGAGCGCTGGCTCTATTTCGCCGAATCCGGTTCCGACCGAATTCGGCGCGTCGATCTCCAGGAAGGCACCCTTCACAACTTCGCCGGAATCGGAGAAACCTGTTACAGTGGCGATGAAGGCCTCTGCGGAGAAGCGGGGCTGTATTTGCCTCTTGACGTTGCGTTCGATTCACACAACGACCTCTACGTCTGCGACTCCGGCAGCAATCGCATCAGAAAAATCACCCATGATACGGGGATCATTACGACGATCATCGGAACGGGACAGCATGGCTTTAACGGGGACGGCCCGGCCTTGGATGTGAATCTGACCTGGCCGGCCGCCATCGCGTTCGACAAGGACGATGTCCTGTACATCGCGGATACCCAGGCTCACCGAATCCGCCGGTACGATCCCTCCTCGGGCATGGTGACCACGATTGCGGGAAGCTGGACGACGGAGGACGATGCGCGCGAGCAGCCGTTGGTCGCCAGGAATCTCGTCGTACTGTCCGGAGACGCCATCGGAATCGACTTCAGCGACGATCACGGATGGCTGATGCCCGTGTGTTCAGACGGGTTGGATATGTCCATGTATCTGGACGACGGACGTCCGGCCTTGGACGCGCGTCTCTATGACGTGGTCGGCATCAGCGTTGACAGCAGGGGGCACGTGATCATCGTCGACAAGGGAAGCAATCGTGTGCGGAAGATCGACCGGCAGACGGGCGTCATTTCGACCGTGGCCGGCGTCTGCCGGTACGGCTATGACGGAGACGAGAAGCCGGCGGTGCGCGCGATGCTGCATGCTCCCGAGGCCGTCGTGCTGGATGAGCAGGACAATCTGTATGTCTCCGACACCATGAACCATCGTGTCCGCCGGGTGGATGCGGCCACCGGCGTCATCACCACCGTCGCCGGCAACGGCGACAGCGGGTACGAGGACAAGAACATGGGTGGCTGCGGCGCCGCACGGTTCGTGGCGAAGGAGGCGGCCGGGGGACCGAAACACGG belongs to Nitrospira sp. and includes:
- a CDS encoding 4Fe-4S dicluster domain-containing protein → MATDPKYGRRDFLKDSVLSVAKAAREYSKHAEVLPEKPAAAPRTDWLRPPGAVAEPLFLDRCTQCGDCAKACPHGAIVFHQEDGTPIIFPDQTPCFLCEDFPCTAACGTEALVSVPDRDHVQMGMAVVAHRLCTAAQGCHACASKCPTEALSMDFDGQRLLVSEERCVGCGLCEQVCKTVNDHIAIRVTPFRLLSGT
- a CDS encoding molecular chaperone TorD family protein, translating into MTSKQPVPNVSASGTAVISTPTPIKDSPAVERALNRSKIYLLVSWSLLYPEDDEFLDYVQCGEFVEDGRAAVEALEKALDGIDGDRAKQKLNALKKQFDQLEKLVASECVNWHLTDLQSEHRRVFSNVITLDCPPYETLFGNDHVFAQSHVMGDIAGFYKAFGVELSKDIHERLDHLSVEFEFMHFLAYKESYSRCHDGTDKTQIVVEAQKKFVKNHIGRWVPLFCRMLVKKADSGLFKLVADMTADWMDFESAFLGVTPQPYSETDYRPATFNAPEGQTYECGAQDQGNELSLLLNETGAQDFMDQGEKNKNKEEGGPVGTA
- a CDS encoding ethylbenzene dehydrogenase-related protein — translated: MRVVQTHNKSVVFGILLSALIVGVMLTIGQVPLAVSQPVTIPAKAVKGPIPMDGANPLWESVPGVIVPLSGQLITTPMHPNISVKSVFVKSMTNGKELGLRVEWNDQTKNDTTIGPQDFRDQVAIMFPVNTSGAPPFQCMGQSGGTTNIWRWNAEWQKDLGKDSAGIWDVDDQYPGIFWDYYFEEPAGGVTYPDRIGRSLGPFNPGIWSGNIMSDPTLRVSSVEDLNANGFSTLTTQAHQDVIGNGVWEPAGSVKGGGYSGPTWRVVVKRTLETGDANDTQFKAGMSVPIAFAVWDGNNIERNGMKALSTWFTLKLP
- a CDS encoding radical SAM protein, whose translation is MKVSLLFPPTWHPSQPYLSLPSLTGFLTQAGVPHVSQRDLGIELLDDIVTQAYGVELYQGLIDKKNALEREHQGETGPGSAEHLARVVESLDRFPYIVDRIESAKATLRGEGFYDLEEYRESLFLIDKWLEVLSTLYFPTRLTVVDNQFSTYSIYSSKDLMKVIRDEQQNPYVALFRERFIPSIVGDHPELVGVSITATSQIIPGLTLCRLIKEAAPDIHVTIGGSIFTRLVDNLRRCPSLFEITDDIVVFEGETALLELVNQMAGKKDFSKVPNLIYRQNDRVIVNQPFYSENVNQLPAPNYDGFPLGRYLSPEPVLPVQFSRGCYYKDCAFCALTLDHQNFRQKDPGRTIEELEWLKQRYGVRRFFFTDECFALSPTKRLCQQMIDRRLEIKWTCEMRFEKHLSRELLTSMRDAGCLKIVFGLESFNQRIMDFMKKGIQQEWVRRITDDCVDLGIAVHCYIIVGFPTEKEEEALETMNFIVDNQKLHDSYGFSCQPCLFDLEKEAPIMSDPGGYGIRRIMRPSAEDLSLGFFYEVQEGMTPDQAERLYQHVYEKISEVVCELPFNYSMADGLLYIARAKSETERATVARS
- a CDS encoding tetratricopeptide repeat protein codes for the protein MSDDTSAQAQQSRAAVEPNDQPLNPDEEISEIEKLLTTEPDDFQARCRLGELYFSKGRLDDALVEVKKSIEMAEGLRAEMNRSLAMYYSNLGTIYATKNMSDEAETEFRHALDVFQYDVLALFNLGRVYADKKKYMEAKGYYERLVEITPDDPIAWYNLAGVYVELDNPQVSDYNTIDMAIQCYLRTLELDPKHLEASFKLMELALNHKKSDLAIKVMEDAVEQNADEPLAYYNLISVYDKCKMFEQAEQARQRLKERFAKRSKESSPS
- the tatA gene encoding twin-arginine translocase TatA/TatE family subunit, with the protein product MFGSLGFTELILILCIVLIIFGAGKLPQLGEGLGKAIKGFKKSVHEADAIEAEAQAAQQQAAASQQAIPSAPAQAPVADQPAPQPVSHA